From a region of the Mycobacterium sp. SMC-8 genome:
- a CDS encoding alpha/beta fold hydrolase gives MDLLTFHGGRGRPLVLVHGLMGRGSTWPRQLPWLTQLGRVYTYDAPWHRGRDVADPHPICTERFVADLGDAVTQLDEPAVMVGHSMGALHSWCLAAERPDLVAALVVEDMAPDFRGRTTGPWEPWVHALPVEFGSADQVYAEFGPVAGQYFLEAFDRTATGWRLHGHPAKWIEIAAEWGRRDYWDQWRAVAVPALLMEAEASVAPPGQMCAMAEMSPAARYLHVPGAGHLIHDDAARKYRDAVTEFLTTFA, from the coding sequence ATGGATCTGCTCACCTTCCACGGTGGTCGCGGGCGTCCACTGGTCCTGGTGCACGGCCTGATGGGCCGGGGCAGCACCTGGCCGAGGCAGCTGCCGTGGCTGACGCAGCTGGGCCGGGTGTACACCTACGATGCGCCATGGCACCGGGGCCGGGATGTCGCCGATCCGCATCCGATCTGCACCGAACGGTTCGTGGCCGATCTCGGCGACGCGGTCACGCAACTCGACGAGCCCGCTGTCATGGTGGGGCATTCGATGGGAGCGCTGCACTCGTGGTGTCTGGCGGCCGAGCGTCCGGATCTGGTCGCGGCGCTGGTCGTGGAGGACATGGCGCCGGACTTCCGGGGCCGGACGACGGGCCCGTGGGAACCGTGGGTGCACGCCCTGCCGGTCGAGTTCGGCTCGGCAGATCAGGTGTACGCCGAGTTCGGGCCGGTGGCCGGGCAGTACTTCCTGGAGGCGTTCGACCGGACGGCCACGGGCTGGCGGTTGCACGGCCACCCCGCCAAGTGGATCGAGATCGCCGCGGAGTGGGGGAGACGGGACTATTGGGACCAGTGGCGGGCAGTCGCGGTGCCGGCCCTGCTGATGGAGGCGGAGGCGTCGGTGGCCCCGCCGGGGCAGATGTGCGCGATGGCCGAGATGTCGCCGGCGGCCCGGTATCTGCATGTGCCCGGCGCCGGGCACCTCATCCACGACGACGCCGCGCGGAAATATCGGGACGCCGTGACGGAGTTTCTAACGACGTTCGCCTGA
- the mhuD gene encoding mycobilin-forming heme oxygenase MhuD: MSTKTPVVKINAIEVPAGAGPELEKRFAHRAHAVDNQPGFLGFQLLRPVKGEDRYFVVTQWESDEAFQAWATGPAIEAHAGERANPVAKGASLLEFEVVLDVAGTD; encoded by the coding sequence ATGTCCACCAAGACCCCTGTGGTGAAGATCAACGCAATCGAGGTCCCGGCGGGCGCCGGCCCAGAGCTGGAGAAGCGGTTCGCCCACCGCGCCCACGCCGTCGACAACCAGCCCGGCTTCCTGGGCTTCCAGCTGCTGCGCCCGGTCAAGGGCGAGGACCGCTACTTCGTCGTCACCCAGTGGGAGTCCGACGAGGCGTTCCAGGCCTGGGCCACCGGCCCGGCCATCGAGGCGCACGCCGGTGAGCGCGCCAACCCTGTGGCCAAGGGTGCCTCACTGCTGGAGTTCGAGGTCGTGCTCGACGTTGCGGGGACTGACTAA
- a CDS encoding serine hydrolase, which translates to MRGLTNRAQAGRTRRRAATLVVALVSVASLACGCAATHPAPADAAYGAPIQINTPQGLRAKQTMDMLNSDWPIGEVGVRTLAAPQAVEHVGVTLDRMWWDRPFTVTDVDVGAGHAKLDVLTSYGVAQTIELRTDDAGMVDRFNVELVPPVVEEWSDIDELLTGAGARYSYQVAKVDDGRCVKVAGSNTDMSLPLASIFKLYVLLAVADAVKADTLEWTDTLTITEDAKAVGSSAFDDLDPGATVSVREAAQQMISASDNMATDLLIERLGPGAIERALVAAGHHDPASMTPFPTMHELFSVGWGTPDLREQWKQASREGRAQLLQQTNSRPYEPDPKRTHEPASDIGAEWYGSAADICRLHAALQKGAVGEAAPVKDILSAVPGIDLDRREWPYIGAKAGNLPGDLTFSWYAVDASGQPWVVSLQSNWPEFRSQTAAAWLMSIARQTFELIPN; encoded by the coding sequence TTGCGGGGACTGACTAACAGGGCGCAGGCAGGCCGGACCCGACGCAGAGCGGCCACGCTGGTGGTCGCCCTGGTCAGTGTCGCCTCCCTGGCCTGCGGGTGTGCAGCCACGCACCCGGCTCCGGCCGACGCCGCGTACGGCGCGCCCATCCAGATCAACACGCCCCAGGGTCTGCGGGCCAAGCAGACCATGGACATGCTCAACAGCGACTGGCCGATCGGCGAGGTCGGCGTCCGCACGCTGGCCGCCCCGCAGGCCGTCGAGCACGTCGGCGTCACTCTCGACCGGATGTGGTGGGACAGGCCGTTCACCGTGACCGACGTCGACGTCGGGGCCGGGCACGCGAAGCTCGACGTGCTCACGTCCTATGGCGTCGCCCAGACGATCGAGCTGCGCACCGATGACGCCGGCATGGTGGACCGGTTCAACGTCGAATTGGTGCCTCCGGTCGTCGAGGAGTGGTCCGACATCGACGAACTGCTGACCGGGGCGGGAGCGCGTTACTCCTACCAGGTGGCCAAGGTCGACGACGGGCGGTGCGTCAAAGTGGCGGGTTCCAACACCGACATGTCCCTGCCACTGGCGTCGATCTTCAAGCTCTACGTGCTGCTCGCCGTCGCCGACGCGGTCAAGGCGGACACCCTGGAGTGGACGGACACCCTGACGATCACCGAGGACGCCAAGGCCGTCGGTTCGTCGGCGTTCGACGACCTTGACCCCGGCGCCACGGTCTCGGTACGCGAGGCCGCCCAGCAGATGATCTCGGCCAGCGACAACATGGCCACCGACCTGCTGATCGAACGGCTCGGACCCGGAGCCATCGAGCGGGCGCTGGTCGCGGCCGGACATCACGATCCGGCGAGCATGACGCCGTTCCCGACGATGCACGAGCTCTTCTCGGTCGGCTGGGGCACCCCGGATCTGCGCGAGCAGTGGAAGCAGGCCTCGCGTGAGGGCCGCGCGCAGCTGCTGCAGCAGACGAATTCCCGCCCCTACGAACCGGACCCGAAGCGCACTCACGAGCCCGCGTCGGACATCGGCGCCGAATGGTACGGCAGCGCCGCCGACATCTGCCGGCTGCACGCCGCGCTGCAGAAAGGCGCGGTGGGTGAGGCGGCCCCGGTGAAGGACATCCTGTCGGCGGTCCCCGGCATCGATCTGGACCGCCGGGAGTGGCCCTACATCGGTGCCAAGGCGGGCAATCTGCCCGGCGACCTGACGTTCAGCTGGTACGCCGTCGACGCGTCCGGTCAGCCGTGGGTGGTCAGCCTGCAGTCGAACTGGCCGGAGTTCCGCAGCCAGACAGCTGCGGCGTGGCTGATGTC